CGTTGAGCAGTTCGTCGTCGATGATGGCGTTGTACATGCCCATGCAGCCCTCGTCGAAGACGCCGATGATGGCCTTCTCCTCCTGCAGCTGCCGGGCGAGGCTGCGGCCGAGGGCCACCTCGGCGGTGTCGGGGAGGGTACCGAGGTCACGGACGTGGCTGAGATCGTGCACGATGCTGCCGGTGGCGAGCCATTCGCCCACCTTGTCCACGGCCCAGTCATCGCTGAAGTCCTTGCTCCACAACGAGGAATAGCCGATGCCGGCCTTGGTGAGCGAACCGGTGAGGTTGAGCAGCCCCACCAGGCCGGGAAAATCACCCGCCCAGTTGGCCACGGCCAGGATCGGGCCGTGGTGCGAGCGGAGGCCGGCGAGCAGATGGTGGCTGTACTGCCACACGGCGTCGACCACCACGAGCGGGGCATCCAGGGGGATGCCGCGGAAAACATCCAGCCCGGCGCGCTGGCTGTCGATGAAACCGTGGCCGGTCTCGGGGTTCACGTCGTGCGCGCGGTGCACCTCGTACCCGAAGCCCGCCACGGCGCGGGCGAAGTCCGCTTCGAGCTGCTGCTGGGTGAGCCAGCCGGCGGTGTTGGCGCTCAGGCGGAGGTCGCCGCTGGCCACCACGTACACGGTCTTCGGGGCGACGGCGGGGCGTTGGAGGGTTGGCGGAAAGGCGTAATCGGTCATAAGAAGGCTCCTTGGGTACGGGTGCGAGTGAGGGTGCAGGTCAGCGGTTGTTGGCGGCCATGTCGAGCAGGTCGCCGTGGAGCGTGTCGTCGATGGCGGCCATCGACATACGGGAATCCCACTGGCCGGGCACGTTGGCGGACACGGCAGCCTTCAAGCGGATGATCGACGGTCCGGTGAGGGCCACCAGCTGCACGACGGTGGCCTGCAGCCCGGCGGCGGCGGCGCCGTTGTGGTCGTCGTCGAGAGCCGCGGCGAGGCGACCGAAGGTCTCGGGGTAGGCGGCCGACACTCCGGACACGACCCCGGTTCCGCCTTCGCTGAGCACCGTGGGCAGGGTGGAGTCGTCGCCGGAGTACAGCTCCTGGCCGGGCTGCAGCTCGGCGATGTACTGCACGAGCAGGTCGGTGGCCGCGCCGGACAGTTTCGCGCCGCGCACCCCGGGCAGGCTCATGATCTCGCGGAATGCGGCCGGCGACACGACGATGCCGGTGCGCTCGGGGAACAGGTAGACGTAGTGTTCGATGCCGGGCAGGGCTGCCGTGACACCCCGGTAGAACTCGATCACCGCGGCGTCGTCGGCGGGCAGGTAGTAGGGCGTGAGGGTGGCCATCCGGGTGATGCCGAGCGTGGCGGCAGCACGGCCGAGGCGCACCACCTGGTGTTGGCTCGCGTGGCCGATGTGCGCGATCACCCGGTCGGCGCCGAGCACGAGGCAGGCGCGGCGGAACGCTTCCTGCCGTTCGTCGTCGTCCAGCGCCGGGAACTCACCGGTGGTGCCGGCGACGAGGGCGGCGTGCACGTGCGGCTCGACCCGGGTGAGCAGCGCGTCAAAGGTGTCCCACTGCACGGCGCCGTCGGCGCTGAAGGGGATGGGGAGGGCGCTGACGATTTGTGCGGTCATGGTTGCACCTTTCGGTTCGGTTCTGAGTGGGCGAGCAGTGAGGGGCAGGTGAGCAGGGAGAGGGGCACGGTGGCGCTGGCGATCCCGCGGCGCTGCCAGGTGTAGGTGATGACAAGATCGTCGCCATGCACGATCGCGGCGGGGTACGAGTACTCGCCGGTGCCGTCGGTGCGCACTCCGTCGTCGCGGGGGTCGAATCCGGTCTCGGATGCGGCGGGCAGGCTGGGCGTGAACGCGCCGAGCGGCATCCGCCCGTTGTCGATGATCGCCACGGTCTGCCAGTGCCTTCCATCGCGCGAGACCGCCAGGGCCAACGGGCAGCGGGCGCCCCAGCTGGTACCGGTGGGATTGTGCACGCCGGCGAGGGTGCCGTCGGGCAGCTGCGCCACGGTGAGGCCGCTGTTGTTATTCGGCAGGTCGCTCGGCACGGCGGGGGCGAAGCTCCGGCCGTTGTCGGTCGAGAACGCGACGAAGGCGTGTCCTTCCGACGACCGCAACAGGGCGCCGACGGTGTTGCCGGTGACCCACAGGGCCGGCTGGATGACGCCCGCGCCCGCTAGCGTCGACCGGTCCAGCGGGATGGCGACGCGGTTCCAGGTGCGACCGTTGTCGGGGGAGCGGTCGACGAAGCTCTCCCAGACCGGCCCGCCGGACGCCCAGGTCTCGGTGGAGGCCGGAGCGAGCCAGGCGCCGTCGATCGTGCGCACCGGCGGATTCTTCACCGGTCCGCGCCCACCGACGTCGCCGGGAACGAGTTCCCGCGGTGCCGACCAGGTAGAACCGTGGTCGTCGCTGGTGCACAGCCAGGTCGACCATTCCGAGATGCGCGGGCCACGCTTGAAGAACAGCCACACCGCTCCGTCCGGGGCCTGGGCGAGCACCGGGTTCCAGTGCGCGACGGCGTCCCCTGGGCCACCGCTGCCGGTGACCCGCCGCGGCTCGCTCCAGGTGCCGCCGGGCTGCCGCACGGCCACGAGGATGCCGTTGTCGGGGGTGCCTTCCGCGGTGCCCGCGAACCAGGCGCACACGAGGGAGTCGCCCACGGCCAGCACCGTGGAGGCGTGGCACTGCACGCCGCCGGTTGTGCCGGGCCGGGCCACCCAGTCGCGGGTGACGCCGGCCGTGATGTGGAGAGGGATGTCGGTGGGGATGTCAGCGGAGACGCTGGTGGCACGCATCAGCGCTCGGACTTCGACTCGGCGGCCTCACGCTGGGTGCGGTCGGCGAGGCGGTCCTCGAGCGAGCCCGGGTCGACCGTGCCGCGCCGGGCGGCACGCACCTTGGCGATGATCGGCACCAGGATCGCCACGGCGGCCAGCGCGAGCATGACGGCCGAGATCGGCTGGGTGAAGAAGATCGTCGGCCCGTCGATCAGCAGCGCCCGGCGCAGGTTGGCCTCGGCCAGCGGGCCGAGCAACAGCCCGAGCACCACCGGACCGGCGGGGAAGCCCGTGCGCTTCATCACGAGCCCGACCACGCCGGAGATGAGCATGACGATGACGGTGTACATGTTGTTGGTCACGGTGTACGTGCCGACCACGCAGAAGATGAGGATGGCCGACCAGATGTAGTAGTTGGGCAGGTCCATCAGTTTCACCATGCCGCGCATCCGCACCAGGCTGATGCCGAGCGACACGACCGTGGCGACGATCATGATCGCTGCGATGGAGACGACCAGGTCGGGGTTGTTGGTGAACAGCTGCGGACCGGGCTGCAGCCCCCAGATGATCATGGAGCCGATCATCACGGCCATCACCGAGTCGCCGGGGATGCCCAGCGCCATGGTGGTGATCAGCGATCCGCCGAGCGTGGCGCTGGACGCACCGTCGGCGGCCGTGATGCCCTCGATGGAGCCCTTGCCGAACTTGTCCTTGTTCTTGGACACCGCTCGGGCGCGGTCCCAGCCGATCAGTCCGGCGATGTCGCCGCCGGCGGCGGGAACGATGCCGACGACGATGCCGACCCCGGTGCTGAGCGCCATGGGTTTGCCCATCTCCTTGTACTCCTTCTTGGTGGGCCACCAGCGGCCCAGGGAGGAGATCGGCTTGGTCTTCTGCTCGCGGTGGGTCAGCAGCTGGTCGAACAGTTCGGCGATGCCGAAGAGCCCGATGATCACCGCAATGAAGTCCAAACCGCCGGACAGGTCGTTCAGTCCGAAGGTGAACCGCTGGTCGCCGGTGATCGGGTCGCGGCCGATGGTGCCCAGCGTCAGGCCCACGGCCCCGGCGAGCACACCCTTCACGATCGACTTCGACGAGATCGAGATCATGATGGTGAGGCCGAACACGACGAGGGCGAACATCTCGGGCGGCCCGAAGTTGAGCGCCAGCTTGGCCACGGGCTGGGCAGCGATGATGAAGACCACCATCGACACCAGGATGCCCACCGTCGAGGCCAGCGCCGAGACCACCAGCGCAAGGCCGGCCTTGCCTTGTTTGGCCATCGGGTAGCCGTCGAAGGTGGTGGCGATGGCGGCGGGAGTGCCTGGCGTGTTGACCAGGATGGCGGGGATGCGGTCGCCGTAGTTGGCGCCGACGTAGATGCTCAGCAGCACGGCCAGACCCTGAACGGGTTCGAGGGTGAGGGTGAAGCCGGCGGCCAGGGCCACCGCCATCGATCCGGTGATGCCGGGGAACACGCCGACCAGGGTGCCCACGAGCAGGCCGATCATGAGGCACAGCAGGGTGACCGGGTCGAGGACCGCGCTCAGCCCGGATTCCAGGGGGTTCATAGGGGCACTCTCAAAAGGAGGTTGAACATGGCGTAGAGGGCGCCGGTCATCACGACCGGGTAGATGATGAGGGCACGGATGCCGCGGCCACCGCCGATCGCGGTGACCGCCGAGACGAACACCGGTGCGGCCACGACGAATGCCGTCAGCGGCCATACGACGATGAAGGCGATCGTGGCGGCCACCGCGAGCAGCAGCTTGATCCAGCCCGGCCGGGTCGTTGCCTCGTTGTCGGTGTTCGGGTGAGGTGCCTTCACGAGGGCGGTGACCAGCAGGATGAGGGACAAGCCGAGGCCCAGTGCGCCCAGGAAGGTGGGCCAGGACCGGGGCGTCAGGCCCGGCAGTTCCAGCCGCAACTCGATGGCATTGGCCAGGAGGAGTACCGAGCCGGTCAGGGCCACTGCGGTGAGTGCGATGGTGATTTCGGGCCATCGGGGCGCCGTGGTCGGGCGCTCGCCGCCCGCATCCACCTCACCCTCACGGCCACTCGTCGTGGACGAACTGGGCGTCATGATTACTTGACTTCGAGCAGGCCGGCGAAGCGGGTGTACTCGCTGTCGATGAACTCGGTGAAGTCCGCCGGAGTCTTGTAGACCGACAGGGCGCCGCTCTTGGTGATGGTGTCGACGAACGTGTCCGACTGGGCGGAGGTGGCGATCGCGTCGGCGAGGGCTTCGCGCACGTCATCGGGCAGTCCGGCCGGTGCGTAGACACCGCCCCAGCCACCGAACTTGAGGTCGTAGCCGAGTTCCTCAGCGGTTTCCACGTCGGGCAGCAGCGGGTGGCGCTCGTCGTGGAGCACGGCGAGGGCGCGCAGCTGGCCGCCGTTGTGCGCCGCGGCGGTCTCGGCGGTGCCGCCCACGGCGGCGTCGACCTGGTTGCCCATCACAGCGGCCACGGCGGGGCCGCCGCCGTCGAAGGGCACGGGAACAACCGTTGCACCGGTGAGGTCGGCCAGGCCCAGCTCGGCGGCTTCCCAGATGGAACCGGCACCGGCGTTTGCCATGGTGACCGAGCCCGACTTGCCCGCGGCGACGAGGTCGTCGAGGGTCTTGAAGGGGCTGTCGTTGGGCACCGAGATCACTCCGGGGGCGAGCATGATCTGGCCGAGGAAGTCGTAGTTGTCCGGTTCGATGTCGAAGCCCTGGTGGGCCAGCATCGAGATCTCCACGGGGACGAAGCCGATGGTGTAGCCATCCGGGTCGGAGTCGGCGATGTACTGCATGGCCGTTGAACCCGATGCGCCGGGCCGGTTCTCGACGATCACCGACACACCGAGTTCCGTTTCCAGCTCGCTGGCCAGGGCGCGGGAGGTGAGGTCGGAGCCGCCGCCGGCGGCGGCCTGCACGATGAAGGTGATATCACCCTCGGGGTAGGCCGAGACGTCCTCGGCGCCATCGGCGCCGGGGGAGGAGGAGCACGCCGTGAGGGTGAGGGCGGCGGCCGCCAGAACACCGGTCAGCTTGAGGGTACGTGGCATTGTCATTTTTCAACTTCCTTGTTGGAAACGGGGCAGTGCGGTGCAGTGCGGGGGTACTGCGGGGGGTGAAACGGGCATAACGGATTGCGGGACGACGCTAGGAATCAGCGGGACGGATTGGGGGAGGGTCAGGCCTCGGCGTGCAGCCGCTTGAAGGCGTTGGTGAGTCGGTCGCGGGAGCCCTGCAGGTGCACGCGGAGCATCTCGACGGCGGTGGGGATGTCGCCGTTGCGCAACGTCGTGTACAGGTCGAGGTGGTCCTGATAGGTGGGACCGAGATCGCGGTCTTCGGCGTTGGTGAGCTCGAGCATCACCGCGAAGGTGGGCTCGTACATCTTCCACATGCTCTCGAGCCGCTTGCCGCCGGCCACCGAGTAGAACGCGGAGTGGAAGTTGAGGTCGGCCCGGGAGAAGCCCAGGGAGTCGTTGGCTGCCACCCGGTCGCGCATGATGTTGAGGTTGCCCTCCACCAGGTCCCAGCTGGCGTCGGTCGAGTGCGCGCGGGTCAGTTCGAGGGCCTTGACCTCGAGGATCTCGCGGAGCATGTACAGCTCGTCCACGTCACTGGCACGCAGCCCCACAGCGAACACGCCGCGGCGGTGGCTCTCGACCAGGCCTTCGGACTCCAGTTGGCGCAGGGCGTCGCGGATGGGGCCGCGGCTCACGTCGAACCGGATCGACAGCTGGGATTCGACGAGGTGGGTGTTCGGCGGGATCTCGCCGGCGACGATGGCGTGGCGTAGCTGGGTGACGACGTGGTCGCCGAGCGCCAGTGCCTGGGGCACGGGGCTCCGTCCATTCACGAAAGACACGCTCGTCATCATTGACTCCTCTTGCTAACCGATAACGGTTTACCGTAAACCAAAGCTAGAGGGCGCGCGAGGATTCGTCAACCTTTTGCCCGGATTGGGTGGGTCGAGGATCGGCAAGGCCCAGAGGAACTACCTCAGGCAAGGCCGCGACCACGGCACGCGCCACCAAGTCTGAGTACGCCGTGTCAGCGATCCAGGCGACGCACGTCTAGCGGCGGAAAGTGCGCAAATTAGGACCGAATCCCGGATTTCGTCCTTCTAAGCTCACTTTTGCCTCAGAACCAAGCGCGCCCACTCGTGACACCTGTCACGGACACCGATGACACCCGGGTACTTCCGGGCCCCAGCCGGGATTGATTGGCTGGTCTCACACCGCCGGAGCGATCCCACCGCCCGGCCAACCGAGACGAGTCCCATGAAGAAGCCCCTGCGCATCGCGCTTACTACCCTCGGCGTGCTCGTGGCGATTCCGGTGCTGTTCGTCGCCACGACGGCAGTGGTCAACGCCGTCGCCACGGCCTCAGAGGCCTCCGCGATCACCGACTATGGGCAGCGGGTGCCCGTCGACGGCAAGCAGATGAACGTGGTGCAGAGCGGCGACGGCGACCAGACCATCGTGCTGCTGCCCGGACTTGGCACCGCCGCACCCGGCCTCGACTTCCAGCCCCTGATCGACGAACTCGACGACACGTACCGGGTCGTGGCCGTCGAGCCCTTCGGCACCGGACTGAGCGACCAAACCGACACCCCGCGCACCGCCGCGAACATCACCCGGGAGGTGCACGAGGCGCTGCAGTACCTCGACGTGGACCGGTACGTGCTGATGGGCCACTCCATCGCCGGCATCTACGCCCTCAGCTACAGTGCCGCCTACGCGGACGAGCTCGTCGCCTTCGTCGGCATCGACAGCAGCGTGCCCGACCAGCCCGGCGCGGACGAGCCGATTCCGGCCGGCCTGATCTCGACCATGAGCACCCTGGGCATCACCCGCGCCCTCACCGCCCTGGCCCCCGACCCGTACCTGGGCCTGCCCTACGACGAAGAGACCATCGAGCAGATGAAGCTGCTCGGCAGCAAGAACGCGGCGGCTCCGACGCTGGTGAACGAGATGGACAACACCCCCGCCAACTTCGCGTCCGTCAGCGGTGCCACGTTCCCCGCCGACCTCCCGGTGCTGCTCTTCGTGCGCTCCACCGACACCGATGTGGACGGCTGGGTCGCCCTGCACGACAAACAGGCCGCCAGCGTCGACACCGGCCAGGTGATCACCCTCACCGGCGACCACTATCTGCACCACACCCTCTCGCCCCAGATCGCCCAGGGCACCACGGACTTCCTCGCAGCGCTGTCGATACGCTGAGGTCATGTCGCACACCGAGCAGGCCGCGCCCACCGCCGACCTGCGGATGATGCGCCGCTCCACCGTGCTGACGCTCGGGCTGGTGGTGCTCGTGGGCGGCTTCGTGCAGCTCCTGTTGGGGGTCGACCTGCCCCTGACCCCGCGGATGATCGTCCTTGCGGCGCT
This is a stretch of genomic DNA from Cryobacterium soli. It encodes these proteins:
- a CDS encoding tripartite tricarboxylate transporter substrate binding protein; translation: MTMPRTLKLTGVLAAAALTLTACSSSPGADGAEDVSAYPEGDITFIVQAAAGGGSDLTSRALASELETELGVSVIVENRPGASGSTAMQYIADSDPDGYTIGFVPVEISMLAHQGFDIEPDNYDFLGQIMLAPGVISVPNDSPFKTLDDLVAAGKSGSVTMANAGAGSIWEAAELGLADLTGATVVPVPFDGGGPAVAAVMGNQVDAAVGGTAETAAAHNGGQLRALAVLHDERHPLLPDVETAEELGYDLKFGGWGGVYAPAGLPDDVREALADAIATSAQSDTFVDTITKSGALSVYKTPADFTEFIDSEYTRFAGLLEVK
- a CDS encoding sialidase family protein, which produces MRATSVSADIPTDIPLHITAGVTRDWVARPGTTGGVQCHASTVLAVGDSLVCAWFAGTAEGTPDNGILVAVRQPGGTWSEPRRVTGSGGPGDAVAHWNPVLAQAPDGAVWLFFKRGPRISEWSTWLCTSDDHGSTWSAPRELVPGDVGGRGPVKNPPVRTIDGAWLAPASTETWASGGPVWESFVDRSPDNGRTWNRVAIPLDRSTLAGAGVIQPALWVTGNTVGALLRSSEGHAFVAFSTDNGRSFAPAVPSDLPNNNSGLTVAQLPDGTLAGVHNPTGTSWGARCPLALAVSRDGRHWQTVAIIDNGRMPLGAFTPSLPAASETGFDPRDDGVRTDGTGEYSYPAAIVHGDDLVITYTWQRRGIASATVPLSLLTCPSLLAHSEPNRKVQP
- a CDS encoding GntR family transcriptional regulator: MPQALALGDHVVTQLRHAIVAGEIPPNTHLVESQLSIRFDVSRGPIRDALRQLESEGLVESHRRGVFAVGLRASDVDELYMLREILEVKALELTRAHSTDASWDLVEGNLNIMRDRVAANDSLGFSRADLNFHSAFYSVAGGKRLESMWKMYEPTFAVMLELTNAEDRDLGPTYQDHLDLYTTLRNGDIPTAVEMLRVHLQGSRDRLTNAFKRLHAEA
- a CDS encoding alpha/beta hydrolase; this translates as MKKPLRIALTTLGVLVAIPVLFVATTAVVNAVATASEASAITDYGQRVPVDGKQMNVVQSGDGDQTIVLLPGLGTAAPGLDFQPLIDELDDTYRVVAVEPFGTGLSDQTDTPRTAANITREVHEALQYLDVDRYVLMGHSIAGIYALSYSAAYADELVAFVGIDSSVPDQPGADEPIPAGLISTMSTLGITRALTALAPDPYLGLPYDEETIEQMKLLGSKNAAAPTLVNEMDNTPANFASVSGATFPADLPVLLFVRSTDTDVDGWVALHDKQAASVDTGQVITLTGDHYLHHTLSPQIAQGTTDFLAALSIR
- a CDS encoding tripartite tricarboxylate transporter TctB family protein, whose translation is MTPSSSTTSGREGEVDAGGERPTTAPRWPEITIALTAVALTGSVLLLANAIELRLELPGLTPRSWPTFLGALGLGLSLILLVTALVKAPHPNTDNEATTRPGWIKLLLAVAATIAFIVVWPLTAFVVAAPVFVSAVTAIGGGRGIRALIIYPVVMTGALYAMFNLLLRVPL
- a CDS encoding dihydrodipicolinate synthase family protein, whose translation is MTAQIVSALPIPFSADGAVQWDTFDALLTRVEPHVHAALVAGTTGEFPALDDDERQEAFRRACLVLGADRVIAHIGHASQHQVVRLGRAAATLGITRMATLTPYYLPADDAAVIEFYRGVTAALPGIEHYVYLFPERTGIVVSPAAFREIMSLPGVRGAKLSGAATDLLVQYIAELQPGQELYSGDDSTLPTVLSEGGTGVVSGVSAAYPETFGRLAAALDDDHNGAAAAGLQATVVQLVALTGPSIIRLKAAVSANVPGQWDSRMSMAAIDDTLHGDLLDMAANNR
- a CDS encoding tripartite tricarboxylate transporter permease; the encoded protein is MNPLESGLSAVLDPVTLLCLMIGLLVGTLVGVFPGITGSMAVALAAGFTLTLEPVQGLAVLLSIYVGANYGDRIPAILVNTPGTPAAIATTFDGYPMAKQGKAGLALVVSALASTVGILVSMVVFIIAAQPVAKLALNFGPPEMFALVVFGLTIMISISSKSIVKGVLAGAVGLTLGTIGRDPITGDQRFTFGLNDLSGGLDFIAVIIGLFGIAELFDQLLTHREQKTKPISSLGRWWPTKKEYKEMGKPMALSTGVGIVVGIVPAAGGDIAGLIGWDRARAVSKNKDKFGKGSIEGITAADGASSATLGGSLITTMALGIPGDSVMAVMIGSMIIWGLQPGPQLFTNNPDLVVSIAAIMIVATVVSLGISLVRMRGMVKLMDLPNYYIWSAILIFCVVGTYTVTNNMYTVIVMLISGVVGLVMKRTGFPAGPVVLGLLLGPLAEANLRRALLIDGPTIFFTQPISAVMLALAAVAILVPIIAKVRAARRGTVDPGSLEDRLADRTQREAAESKSER